The Gossypium arboreum isolate Shixiya-1 chromosome 2, ASM2569848v2, whole genome shotgun sequence region TCCTTCATTGAAGGTACATTGGCACTAATATTCATAAATGATCTTTTAAGCTTTTATGTACCACAAGAAGCAATCTAAAAACTAAGGGGCACCAAAATAAGTTTGTTATTTCACTCTGAATTATACCATAAGTTTGCACTACAGTaacttttaaatcaaataaaGCATGTTTAAAACAAAAATGTTGATATAAGCTAAACATGGAAATCCTATCCTTAGATTATATATTGACATAATTTAGTCTGCATTGCATACTAAACATTTTAAAAGGAAACAATTGAGTGGATTCCAAGTCCAGTGGCGGAGCCAGAATTTGGGGGAGGGtcggaattaaattatatatttttacgatagtacaaatgtaatttcaccattttaatagtttatatctttataattttcaagagattaatcaattttttatgatttgggAGAGTCAAGTgaaattttaccattactaatttaaaattttataaattataaagggcctaaatggaaaattttgataactAAATTTAAGAATTAGAATGAGTTAATCACACAAGCATTATTTATTCTAACTAACGGTCGGAGTACCAACATATATGCAGCAGAAGATGTTGATAAGTGTTATAAAATtagcaaataaaagaaagatgaaagaGTAAGAGACAACTAAAGCAACGAAAAGAAGATGCTCACTCTCAAGAGAAGCAAATCTGATACAGAACATCTCTTCTTTCAAATTCCCATCAGCGAAATCAGCGGCGTGCCAAACGCATGATTTATCATTTCCAGAATGTTCTTGCACCGTCATTGTTGGAATAACTGCAGATTCAAAAGCATCAAAATCAATCCCCaccaaccaaaaataaaataaaataaccaaaaataagGTTCAAATATGAGATTTAGTCAtgtacttaaaatttttaaattaaattcttCTAGCTTCAATCATTAAGATCAGCAGTATTTTCGATAAAAAATATTGACAGAAATACTAATCgtattaatgattaaattaagaTTTTCTAATAGAAACAGTAAtaagatttaaatttttaatttactaaACCCTAAAGTAACTTACATCAAAATAATAACACTTTAAATTCTACTTGAACAAACTTCAACTTCGTTAAATATGCAAAATCAGAAAAATAGTAAGAGACTGTAGTAAAAGAAACAGACCGAAATGGTTAGCACAGATCTTAAGGGTTTTAGATTGGCGCATGACTAGACGGACTTTGCCATTGACTTTGTGCTTCAAGAGCTTCACATTTCCAACTCCTCTCTCCTTCCATTGATTCCCTTCCTTATCGAATCTATACAGCTTTGCCTTCCTGCAACGAATCATTAATTTTTTTcagcagaaaaaaaaaaaagaaagaagagaaagatCTCTAAAAGAATATAAGAAAAATATTCTAAACAGCAGAGATTTAGCTCACAGATCGAGAATCGGATCCTCGTCTTCTTCACCAGTAGTGACAGCGACTTCCTCGAGCTTGACGATAGGAGCTACTTGAGCACCGGTGTCCTCATCGTCTGCGGCGGTGGCGGGAGCGTTGTCATCGTCTTCTCTGCAGTGCGGCTCTGGATCTGCTTTAGCATCGGTCGCCATTGGTGCAGCTAAACAagcaaaaaaatatataaatataaagaaagaaattgaaaagaaaagagaaagcgaAGTGATATTATGAGTGAAACCCACTGGCCCTTTGCTTTGCTATATCTATAAGAGGAAAAAGGCAAGAAAGGAAGCAAATGCCAAGTGGGACGGACCCACGAACAACGGTGTCGTTTTCTCTTGTCAGGCTTTGCTTACATCAGACATACAGATGTAAAGatgctttttctttctttaaaattaaaatacttcttaattttattttaaatattttaagtgaatttttaaattaaaatattgctTTAATCGAGTTGTTTTTTGTACTAGTTCTAACCAATTTTTTTTAATCAGTTATGGAAACTTCTAGAAAATACTCTTTGAAAGGGATTTTTCATGAGCTCaaaaaactttaataattttgTAAGAGATTTTAGTAGTTTTGTTAAATAATTTGGAAGAATTTTTTGAAAACATTATAATATTGCAACCCAAATTTAGTAATTTTAAGTAGCTCATAATAGAATTTTCTTCGACTTTTAATATCATGTTAAAAAATTCTTTTAGATGAGTGGTACGTTTATTTACAGtcagtataaaaataacaatagaagtaaaaataaatattatagcgATACTAtaccatgaaaaaaaaaaactaaaagcaTCACACTGGAGGTTAATATCTATCTAAAAGGGCCCTTATTCTAATATGTTTTAACTCATGtagattaattaatatttttaaccaAGTCAAGTTCAAGATgggatataatatttaaattgataGCTATAGTAgattgataataaaaaaaaaacaaattgaaaCACTTGGAATATATTTTCAGGACactaaacttaaattattgccAATTGAGACATTGTAATAGGCTTGATATCGAGATCAACTTAAAAAGTCTCGAAATAATTGAACTTATGTCTGGAGATAAAATAGTCTTTGTTTTGAGACAAGGGCACATCGAAGTTAAATTCATTTTACCTTGTTCCAAGTCTTGAGATAAGGAACATTGAAGttaaaacaaggaaataagaaaaGTTTGTCCTCCcaaattaatttaacataatcCTATAATCGATGAATCAAATTATTAAACATTATAAACGTAAGTTTGTAAATAAGatagatatttgaattgatatgaatGATGATTATACATTGAATGATATGATTAAGAAATAAATTAGTCCAAGTTATTTCGACAACATAATATGATATTACACAAATTTGATGATCAAATTATATGATATTACACAGCTCGATGATCAAATTAAGTGTGGAGTATTACATGTGATGGTATCAAAATTAAGTATTCAATTGaaacttttaataaaattaaaaacaaattataTTCTCCTTTCTAGCTCAAAAATATTTCagtattttatgctttattaatGCTTTCTCAATAGAATATGATTGATGGAAAATTTAAATTGACATGCTTGTTTCAATGAAGATCTgatgataattttaaaattattattttaataattttcagtaatttttatcattaaaaaatatattagataaacttttgaattttaattagcgACAAAAAAGATTTCCCATAAATAACAATGTACATATAAAACCGAGTATTTGCAGAGGAAAAAAAACTGCATTGGTGATCCAAATATGAAAATGTCTGAATTATTTGGTTGAACATCTAATGTTGCCAGCATTTGCATGCAATGAAGAACAAAACAAGCATTGGATGTATAAAATAAGCAGACGATAGAGAAATGAAGCACATTGAATTTCCTATTAAGTTGCACATCACACAAACACAAGACTCCAAGTGGATTTcatgccataaaataaaaaactactcaatattaaaattttaactcatAACCAACAAGCTACAAGTGAACACAGTATCAAAAATTTTGGCAATCATCATAATATATAAAAGGGCAGATTAGAAAATATGCGCAAAaacatttttattattgtttCCTTATGATGCACCACCATTTGTCGATGCATCCATGGCCTCACCCTCGGCTCCACCCTCAGCTTTATCACCCTTCTTACCTGCACAAACCAAGTACATGTTCTTACGTTTGTACTACAAAACCCTCAACATTTGCTTCCGAAATAGGTTTAAATATGCCATAAGTCCCTGCACTCATTGTAAACTTGaaatttaatccctatacttttattttttaaaattcagtCCTCAATTTTTCAAATATCAAAATTCATGTCCAACGGTCAACACTGTTCTGCAACATTTTTTAAACCTCCAATATAATATCAACATATACATCATACCTTTCTTCTTCTTCCCACCACCTTTCTTCTTTGTCTTTGTTCCCAAAGCCAACCAGGCCTTGATTTCAGGATCGTCTATCGTCTTGGTTGGCTGCAGTTCTTGCAGGGGATGGGATGTAATCCGATCTGATCCATTTGGCATTAGCAATACTGTAAATTTGATATGAGCAACATAATCACCTGCAGAATTTTGGTACATAACAGGTAAGCTCATTGTGAATATATTGCAAGATACAATCCTCTGTTCATTATCAAACAAGATTTCAGCCATGAATGCCTACCAGGCTTCTCATAGAGAACAGGGTATGGCTGCAAGAGATCGTGATTCACACATTCAACTAAACCTAGACGAGCCCTTTTCTCTTCCAAGGCACTGTTTGAGGAAAACTCATGTTAAGTGTCAAACAGCAGAAATAATCACCAATGCATAACTCAGTACAAGTGCAAAACAATTACAAACCGAGCGGTGAATGGCAGGATGGGGAATCTCTGATTTATCTCGCTGAAAATAAATCTAGAGGCCTTCATCTTTAAATGATAGTTCTTGTCGACAGCTCTCTTATAAATAGTTGTCTGCTTCTCGTCCAACAACTTTGGCTGCAATTTCAATAACACGTTGAAATCTTCAATGATAAATTAACCCCGACACAAGTATAGCAACAATGTTGAAAGACAAGAAAAGACAATTACCTTGCCTTCACCAGTGCTTGCAACTATATCTACAGCATAAACTTCATTCTCCTCAAACTCTGCATCATCAACTCTGGTATCTGGATTGGAGACACTTAGTATGACTTTGTTCCCGTCTATCACAAACTGCTTCAGTTGATGGCTAAGAACACCTTCAACAATTTTGCAATCATAAGCGGCAGCTACCTTCTGAATTGCATCAGATACATCTTTGTTCTGCCATTAAAACAATAATGAAAAGAAACTAAGTACAATGAACAATTCTGATTTTAAATACGCAATGATGCAAAAACAATATAAATCGCAAAGGAAACTAGCTATGCATTTATCAGAAAAGCAGTTCACAAGCAGTCTGTTCAAAaaagataaatgataaaaatatctCCCTATCAGAGTAACTATGACAAAAGCTTCACTTGGATGTTGGTCCATAGCTTTTGAAAACTATTCATCACATAGGGCGACTTGCAGATGgaaacaagaaaattctttaGAATAGTGATAAATAGAGAAGTAGACACTAGACAGCTTCTCAATGTTTGACAAAAACAACATCAAGAGTAATGCCAACTTTATGGtagtttttaaagaaaatttaggtCCCATAGGCAATTGGAATAAAACAAGAAACTGTTTAACTCCTCAAGGAGCCTAGCATGACCAGACATAGTATTGGCAACAGGGAAAAGAGGAGACCGATAAGAAATTGATCACCTCGGCAAAGTTGCCCAGCCTTCAAATTTTTATTCTACATCTTACATAGAGTGACAACCACTTCACGATAGTTTGATAAAAACAAGCCCGAGGATAACTACTTTAGATCTAGTTTGATAAAAGTAATCATGAGGGTAACACCCACTTCAAGGTAAGCTTTAAAGAAAATTTAGGTCCCTTGGGCAAttggaaataaaagaaaatgtttaTATCCTCAAGTGCCTAGCATGACCAGACATGATATTGGCAACAGGGAAAAGAGGAGATTGAAAAGAAATTAATCACCTCGGCAAAGTTGCCCAGCCTTCAAATTCTATTCTACACCTTACAGAGTGGCAGCCACTTTATAGtaacttttaaagaaaatttaggtCCCTTGGGCAATTAGAATAAAACAAGAAAATGTTTATATCCTTAAGGAGCCTAGCAAGACCAGATATAATATTGGCAACAGGGAAAAGAGGTGATCCATAAGATATTGACCACCTCGGCAAAGTTGCCCATCCTTCAAATTCCAGCCTACATCTTACAGAGTGACAACCACTTTACCATAATTTGATAAAAACAATTCCGACGGTAACTACTCTAAATCTTGTTTGATAAAAGAAATCATGAGGCTAACAGCCACTTTAtagtattttttaaataaaatttaggtCCCATAGGCAATTGAAATAAAACAAGAAAATGTCTATATCCTTAAGGAGCCTAGCATGACCAGACATAATTTTGGCAACAGGGAAAAGAGGAGATCGATAAGAAATTGACCACCTCGGCAAAGTTGCCCAGCCATCGAATTTCTATTCTACATCTTACATAGAGGGACAACCACTTTACAATAGATCCGTAAAACCATGAGAGTAACAACTTTATGGTTGTTTTTAAAGAATTACACCAAAAGGATGGAAATTTTGATGCAAAAACTGAGTTGAGGTAACAATTCCCCTATCAGAGTAACTATGACAAAAAGCTCCATTTGGATATAGATCCATAGCTAATAAAAAAGAGTTCATCATTTAGGGAATCAAGTGAAAGTGACATATTAAAACAGTCTTTATTCTTTCCAAAAATCAACCACAGACTTAACTCGAAAATCAGAAGTTAGGCTAAAGAATTTTGAGGCAGCAAAAGCAGAGCTAGATAAACAAACATtcaaagacaacaaaagcataacatggAATGTCATAGCCCAGTTATAAAAACCAATAAAAGGCCTAGCATGGCCAAACATAATAATAGTAACAGAGAGAAGAGGAGATTGACAGGAAACAGATCACCTGGCTAAACATAATTTTCTACCATACATGTTACAATCACTTCAAAGAATTACAGCAAAAGGATAGAGGAACACCACAAAATTTGTTGCAAAAACTGAGTTGAGAGAACAATTCCCCTATCAGAGTAACTATGACAAAAAAGCTTCATTTGGACATAGATCCATAGCCAATAAAAAAGAGTTCATCATTTAGGGGGTCAAGTGAATGTGACAAATTAAAACAGTCTTTACTCTTTTAAAAAATCAACCACAGATTCAACTGAAAAACCAGAAGTTAGGCTTGAGAATTTTGAGGCGGCAAAAGCAGAACTAGCTAACAAACATTCAAAGCCCACAAAAAGATAAACATGGAAATGGCATAGCCCagatattcaaaacaatttaccTTTTTTCCAGGCCTTACAAGCCTCAAGGCCACTTCAGCAGCAGTATTTGCAGCAGCAACAACATCAGCCTGCTTACCAGTGATTGGCCCGCTCTGAACAACATGAGTATGTGCAACTACTGCAATAAACCCATCAATGTGGCAACCCATGTCACTACATTCAAGGTAGGGACAAAAGAAAACAAACAATTCAGTTGCCACTCAGAACAAGAAGTCCCcattaaaacatttaacataAATGCTAATATAAAGCTTACATCTTGACCATATCACCTTCTTCCAACTCCGAGGTGTCACTAGCAAGTGGAGAGAAATGGCAGACTGTGTTGTTTACAGAAAGACAAGTAGGGAAGGCAACACCCCTCTCAATCTTCTTCTTAGAATTCTTGTACATGTTACCTGTTTGCCTTTACATTACACAAACAAAAAACcataaatttacaaatttcattatcaattttcaaacatatatccTATAGTAACTAAACACTTACTCTCTTATAAATGCATCACCCTTCTCACAAATGTCAACAATCTTAACTTTGGGCTTACATTCTTTTACAACTAATTGTAACGCTTCTGCAAATTTCCaaacacaacaacaaaaaaacaaaatattaaacaaaaattacattaaaaacaCATTTCCAATAAGCTAAAGGCGAAGAGTTTAACTGTTAACAATCTCAGCAGCGCTCTTGTATTTTGTAACAACTTCAGAGGAGGTGAGATCCAGCTCCTTCTCCTCTCTCTCGTCGTCTGACATcgctttcgaatcttatcaagAATCTATCTAATTGctgcaaaaataaataaataaaaattctaaaaaaaataaatcTATATCTGAAAATCAGCTGTAATAATCGAAGAGTAAATCAAGagattgaaatttttaaaagagcttacTGGTTGAAATTGGCGGCGGCGAGTGAAAGCGCTAGGGTTTTGGAGGGAGTATATAAACTAAAATAGGAAGGGCGGGTGGTGAGTAGTGAACTAGAGAGTTAGGGT contains the following coding sequences:
- the LOC108466945 gene encoding ran-binding protein 1 homolog b-like, yielding MATDAKADPEPHCREDDDNAPATAADDEDTGAQVAPIVKLEEVAVTTGEEDEDPILDLKAKLYRFDKEGNQWKERGVGNVKLLKHKVNGKVRLVMRQSKTLKICANHFVIPTMTVQEHSGNDKSCVWHAADFADGNLKEEMFCIRFASLENCKTFMETVQDVAESQGKKEENKDATVTADLLDKLSVGESKSDGKEEDTVVASDTKEAVKDEAKTEEDEKDEAASKA
- the LOC108467268 gene encoding ERBB-3 BINDING PROTEIN 1; this translates as MSDDEREEKELDLTSSEVVTKYKSAAEIVNKALQLVVKECKPKVKIVDICEKGDAFIREQTGNMYKNSKKKIERGVAFPTCLSVNNTVCHFSPLASDTSELEEGDMVKIDMGCHIDGFIAVVAHTHVVQSGPITGKQADVVAAANTAAEVALRLVRPGKKNKDVSDAIQKVAAAYDCKIVEGVLSHQLKQFVIDGNKVILSVSNPDTRVDDAEFEENEVYAVDIVASTGEGKPKLLDEKQTTIYKRAVDKNYHLKMKASRFIFSEINQRFPILPFTARALEEKRARLGLVECVNHDLLQPYPVLYEKPGDYVAHIKFTVLLMPNGSDRITSHPLQELQPTKTIDDPEIKAWLALGTKTKKKGGGKKKKGKKGDKAEGGAEGEAMDASTNGGAS